A genomic window from Glycine soja cultivar W05 chromosome 10, ASM419377v2, whole genome shotgun sequence includes:
- the LOC114369538 gene encoding protein-tyrosine-phosphatase PTP1-like: MAGNPATTSSSALSPEKFNFNFSPDNPSRITLTSDQVNHCTQALNILKEKLHAPNVITQEFAHLQANRITPSEMRRRCTVAYDDVNLRKNRYTDVLPFDKNRVVLKSSTDYRPEAQGYINASLVSTSSAGNVSQFIATQGPLQHTYEDFWEMIIQYHCPAIIMLTRLVDNYKMAKCGDYFQAEDRPREVGNISIIGKWENTTETSLVLRHLEVNHREVEDAPLSVLHIQYPEWPDHGVPKDTFAVREILKRLYHLPPNFGPIVVHCSAGIGRTGTYCTIHNTIQRIVAGDMSAVDIAKTIAMFRSQRIGMVQTQDQYIFCYNAIIDELEDLVSQQQSE, encoded by the exons ATGGCCGGCAACCCCGCCACCACTTCCTCCTCCGCATTATCTCCcgagaaatttaatttcaatttctccCCCGATAACCCCTCCCGAATCACCCTCACTTCGGATCAGGTCAACCACTGCACCCAAGCCCTCAACATTCTGAAGGAGAAGCTCCACGCTCCTAACGTGATCACTCAGGAGTTTGCACACTTGCAG GCGAACAGGATAACGCCGAGCGAGATGAGGAGAAGATGCACCGTCGCGTATGACGACGTCAATTTGAGGAAAAACCGATACACCGACGTTCTGCCAT TTGACAAGAACAGGGTTGTTCTCAAATCTAGTACTGATTATAGACCTGAAGCACAGGGGTATATCAATGCAAGCCTTGTCTCG ACCTCCTCAGCTGGAAACGTGTCCCAGTTTATAGCCACGCAAGGTCCACTTCAACATACTTACGAGGATTTCTGGGAAATGATCATCCAATATCACTGCCCTGCAATTATCATGCTTACTAGATTGGTGGATAATTACAAG ATGGCAAAATGTGGAGATTATTTTCAAGCTGAGGATAGGCCTAGAGAAGTTGGTAATATTTCTATTATTGGTAAATGGGAGAACACGACTGAAACTTCACTCGTGCTGCGCCATTTGGAGGTGAACCATAGAGAG GTAGAAGATGCGCCATTATCTGTTTTGCATATTCAGTATCCTGAATGGCCTGACCATGGAGTTCCCAAAGATACATTTGCTGTGCGTGAAATTTTGAAAAGATTATACCATTTACCACCAAACTTTGGTCCAATAGTGGTGCACTGCAG TGCAGGTATTGGTAGAACTGGAACATACTGCACAATTCACAACACAATTCAGAGAATAGTTGCTGGTGATATGTCTGCTGTAGATATTGCTAAGACAATAGCTATGTTCAGGTCCCAGCGTATTGGAATGGTTCAGACCCAG GATCAGTACATTTTCTGCTATAACGCTATCATAGATGAACTGGAAGACCTTGTATCTCAGCAGCAGTCGGAGTAG